In Helianthus annuus cultivar XRQ/B chromosome 3, HanXRQr2.0-SUNRISE, whole genome shotgun sequence, a single window of DNA contains:
- the LOC110931582 gene encoding soluble scavenger receptor cysteine-rich domain-containing protein SSC5D-like produces the protein MSSSESGLSGTVDPMAIVSDDEIVPEPEIYTSDTESDLEMMSDDDDDFQPFALPDFGDDVPHADGLPDEDPFLIPIPDQDHLILGHPDGEHVVVPILAPLPLAAFPLEDLPFDDLSDDDVDHFIDDSFESESSTTLHALGLQRYPTDSDTDTALSVAPVPPHDFDHDVEPGHEIDFVPDDQPIDAPADPEHVPAPEPILAPEPIPAPEPLPNFDLVPFSIPDVAPLIPDPIPTPADPAAFADWIDPRYASTSNGWIGDDDDMPTFVEPVTPPHTHAPSDVAPFHPIVSDVHRTDLPITFLQDIPPPRPGEGPSSQQSGHVPHVSAAFPHMPQYTPTAHFTSAPPGEPLIWFPSNTMPISN, from the exons ATGTCTTCGTCTGAGAGTGGACTATCTGGTACTGTCGACCCCATGGCCATTGTTTCGGATGACGAGATCGTCCCAGAGCCAGAGATTTATACCTCCGACACTGAGAGTGACCTGGAGATGATGTCAGATGACGATGACGATTTCCAGCCTTTTGCATTACCCGACTTTGGCGACGATGTACCGCATGCTGATGGTTTACCCGACGAGGATCCCTTTCTTATTCCTATTCCTGACCAGGACCATCTCATCCTCGGACATCCCGATGGTGAGCACGTCGTGGTTCCGATCCTCGCCCCTTTGCCTCTTGCTGCCTTTCCTCTCGAGGATTTGCCTTTTGATGACTTGTCTGATGATGATGTCGATCATTTCATTGATG ATTCTTTCGAGTCTGAGTCATCCACCACTTTGCATGCATTGGGATTGCAGCGTTACCCCACTGATTCTGATACTGACACGGCCCTGTCTGTCGCACCTGTTCCTCCACACGACTTTGATCATGACGTTGAGCCTGGACATGAGattgactttgttcccgacgatCAGCCTATTGATGCACCCGCTGATCCCGAGCATGTACCTGCTCCTGAGCCTATACTTGCTCCTGAGCCGATACCAGCACCCGAGCCTTTGCCTAATTTTGATCTTGTACCATTTAGCATACCTGATGTTGCACCACTTATACCAGACCCGATCCCTACACCCGCTGACCCTGCTGCTTTTGCTGACTGGATAGATCCCCGTTACGCTTCCACCAGCAATGGGTGGATaggggatgatgatgatatgcCCACTTTTGTTGAGCCAGTTACTCCCCCTCATACACATGCACCTAGTGATGTTGCCCCATTTCACCCGATTGTGTCTGATGTACACCGTACCGACCTGCCTATCACATTCTTGCAGGACATTCCTccaccccgtccaggggaaggccCGTCTAGCCAGCAGTCTGGCCATGTTCCACACGTGTCAGCAGCTTTTCCTCACATGCCTCAGTATACACCTACTGCTCATTTTACTTCTGCACCGCCAGGCGAGCCACTCATATGGTTTCCGTCGAACACTATGCCAATTTCtaattga